A window of the Acetobacteraceae bacterium genome harbors these coding sequences:
- a CDS encoding winged helix-turn-helix transcriptional regulator, which translates to MNESKADKLTNITLSVFKLNGQLIEWGNYFSHPHGLTSARWQILSAISLASQPPNIPQIAATMSISRQAVLKQIKPLIAMGFIEVQTNPTHKRSPLYTLTEQGKSTYQALNKCWNQHVQKMVKQFNSSDLDAVIQVLSALSEIHIPIAET; encoded by the coding sequence ATGAACGAGAGTAAAGCAGATAAGCTTACAAATATTACCCTATCCGTTTTTAAGCTAAACGGACAACTCATTGAATGGGGCAATTATTTTTCCCATCCACACGGATTAACCAGCGCCCGATGGCAAATCCTCAGTGCAATTTCACTGGCGTCCCAGCCCCCTAATATCCCCCAAATCGCAGCCACCATGAGCATTTCTAGGCAAGCGGTTCTCAAACAAATAAAACCGCTGATAGCGATGGGATTTATTGAAGTCCAAACGAACCCTACACATAAACGCTCCCCTCTTTATACGCTCACAGAACAAGGGAAAAGCACCTATCAAGCGTTAAATAAATGCTGGAATCAGCACGTCCAAAAAATGGTGAAACAATTTAACAGCAGCGACTTAGATGCGGTCATTCAGGTGCTTTCTGCCTTGTCTGAAATTCACATCCCTATTGCAGAAACATAA